A genome region from Coturnix japonica isolate 7356 chromosome 13, Coturnix japonica 2.1, whole genome shotgun sequence includes the following:
- the RBM22 gene encoding pre-mRNA-splicing factor RBM22 has translation MSTSLGSNTYNRQNWEDADFPILCQTCLGENPYIRMTKEKYGKECKICARPFTVFRWCPGVRMRFKKTEVCQTCSKLKNVCQTCLLDLEYGLPIQVRDAGLSLKDEMPKSDVNKEYYTQNMEREIANSDGTRPVGALGKATSTSDMLLKLARTTPYYKRNRPHICSFWVKGECKRGEECPYRHEKPTDPDDPLADQNIKDRYYGINDPVADKLLKRASTMPRLDPPDDKTITTLYVGGLGDTITESDLRNHFYQFGEIRTITVVQRQQCAFIQFATRQAAEVAAEKSFNKLIVNGRRLNVKWGRSQAARGKEKDKEGTTESGIKLEPVPGLPGALPPPPAAEEEASANYFNLPPSGPPAVVNIALPPPPGIAPPPPPGFGPHMFHAMGPPPPFMRAPGPIHYPSQDPQRMGAHAGKHSSP, from the exons ATGTCGACATCGCTGGGCTCCAACACTTACAACAGGCAGAACTGGGAGGATGCG gACTTCCCCATTCTGTGCCAGACGTGTCTCGGAGAAAACCCATACATTCGCATG ACCAAAGagaaatatggaaaagaatGCAAG ATTTGTGCCAGGCCTTTCACAGTGTTTCGCTGGTGTCCTGGTGTTCGTATGCgtttcaagaaaacagaagtgtgcCAAACCTGCAGCAAGTTGAAGAATGTCTGTCAAACCTGTCTGCTTGACCTGGAATATG GTTTGCCTATTCAAGTCCGGGATGCAGGACTGTCCCTTAAGGATGAAATGCCTAAATCTGATGTCAATAAAGAGTATTACACCCAGAACATGGAACGAGAG ATAGCCAACTCTGATGGCACTAGACCAGTTGGTGCACTAGGAAAAGCAACTTCTACCAGTGACATGCTGCTGAAACTGGCTCGGACCACTCCTTACTATAAACGTAATCGTCCTCACATCTGTTCCTTCTGGGTAAAAGGGGAATGCAAGAGAGGAGAAGAATGTCCTTACAG GCATGAGAAACCTACAGATCCAGACGATCCTCTGGCTGATCAGAATATCAAAGATCGTTACTATGGAATTAATGACCCAGTAGCTGATAAGCTTCTGAAACGAGCATCAACAATGCCTCGACTGGACCCTCCTGATGATAAGACTATTACTACGCTGTACGTTGGAGGGCTTGGAGATACTATCACTGAATCAGATCTCAG AAATCACTTCTACCAGTTTGGGGAGATTCGGACGATAACCGTGGtgcagaggcagcagtgtgctttCATCCAGTTTGCTACCCGGCAAGCTGCAGAAGTGGCTGCTGAGAAATCCTTCAACAAACTCATTGTGAACGGCCGCAGGCTCAATGTCAAATGGGGAAG gTCCCAGGCAGCAAGAGGTAAAGAGAAGGACAAGGAAGGAACTACAGAATCTGGGATAAAGCTGGAGCCAGTTCCAGGACTTCCCGGAG ccctcccacctcctccagctgcagaagaggaggcttcTGCAAATTACTTCAATCTACCTCCAAGTGGCCCTCCAGCCGTGGTTAACATCGCCCTGCCTCCACCTCCTGGCATTgctccaccaccacctccag GTTTTGGACCACACATGTTCCACGCCATGGGGCCACCACCTCCCTTCATGAGAGCCCCAGGCCCCATTCATTACCCATCTCAAGATCCCCAGAGGATGGGTGCCCACgcaggaaagcacagcagccctTAG